From Paenibacillus thermoaerophilus, a single genomic window includes:
- the ureG gene encoding urease accessory protein UreG, producing the protein MCQGGHHHHHHHEWETPAIAKRRDRAVRIGIGGPVGSGKTALVEKLSAALKNKFSVAVITNDIYTKEDARILLNTGVLPEERIIGVETGGCPHTAIREDASMNFEAVDELQRRFPDLDLIFIESGGDNLAAAFSPELVDRFIYIIDVAQGEKIPRKGGPGITRSDYLVINKIDLAPHVGASLQVMEEDTLRMRGSRPYTFTNLFTGEGLDRLTSWIEAEMRSGEHVHA; encoded by the coding sequence ATGTGCCAAGGAGGCCATCATCACCATCATCATCACGAATGGGAGACGCCCGCGATCGCCAAGCGGCGGGACCGGGCGGTGCGCATCGGCATCGGCGGTCCGGTCGGCTCCGGCAAAACGGCGCTCGTGGAGAAGCTGTCGGCCGCGTTGAAGAACAAATTCAGCGTGGCTGTGATCACGAACGACATTTATACGAAGGAAGACGCGCGTATTCTCCTGAACACCGGCGTGCTGCCCGAAGAGAGAATTATCGGCGTCGAGACGGGCGGATGCCCGCATACCGCGATCCGCGAGGACGCATCCATGAACTTCGAAGCGGTCGATGAGCTGCAGCGGCGTTTTCCCGATCTCGACCTGATCTTTATCGAGAGCGGCGGAGACAATCTGGCGGCGGCCTTCAGCCCGGAGCTGGTGGACCGGTTCATCTATATCATCGACGTCGCCCAAGGGGAGAAGATCCCGCGCAAGGGCGGTCCGGGCATTACGCGCTCGGATTATCTCGTCATTAATAAAATCGATCTTGCGCCGCATGTCGGAGCCAGCCTGCAGGTGATGGAGGAGGATACGCTGCGGATGCGCGGATCGCGCCCGTATACGTTCACCAATCTGTTCACCGGGGAAGGACTGGATCGGCTGACGTCGTGGATCGAAGCGGAAATGCGCAGCGGAGAACACGTCCATGCCTGA
- a CDS encoding urease accessory protein UreD — protein MPETVAALRARFVKRGRVTELAASFARSPLKLAKTFELAGGQAGVIVMDCSPGMMAGDRYEQTWEIGPEASVKVGSQSFTKVHPSGGRPSVQRLRFKVERGALLEWMPEPLMLYDGAILDSECTLELAEGAAAVMMDVVCPGRSLRGETFRYERFDSRMTVTDPSGGTIYCSRQRMEPARQHLTSPAVWGSFTHMGSLWIFSDRLRPEHGEWLHRAAERVSGLLPGSMPPPSGGIAGASRSVEPAGRLLAGASTLERRGLVLQALGTNAWEIRAALAAAWSELRGELTRELGQGRPASDRAGQAGG, from the coding sequence ATGCCTGAGACGGTTGCGGCGCTGCGGGCGCGGTTCGTCAAGCGGGGGCGCGTCACGGAGCTGGCGGCCAGCTTCGCACGGTCGCCGCTCAAGCTGGCCAAGACGTTCGAGCTGGCCGGCGGGCAAGCGGGGGTTATCGTCATGGATTGCTCGCCGGGCATGATGGCGGGCGACCGGTACGAGCAGACGTGGGAGATCGGTCCGGAAGCTTCCGTCAAGGTCGGGAGCCAGTCGTTCACGAAGGTGCATCCGTCCGGCGGCCGTCCGAGCGTGCAGCGGCTGAGGTTCAAGGTCGAACGCGGCGCGCTGCTGGAATGGATGCCGGAGCCGCTGATGCTGTACGACGGCGCGATCCTCGACAGCGAATGCACGCTGGAACTGGCGGAAGGCGCGGCGGCTGTGATGATGGACGTGGTCTGTCCGGGCCGCTCGCTGCGCGGGGAGACGTTCCGGTACGAGCGGTTCGACAGCCGCATGACCGTGACGGACCCGTCCGGCGGGACGATCTACTGCAGCCGCCAGCGCATGGAGCCGGCCCGCCAGCATCTGACTTCGCCCGCCGTATGGGGCAGCTTCACGCATATGGGCTCGCTGTGGATCTTCTCCGACCGGCTGCGTCCGGAGCACGGCGAGTGGCTGCACCGCGCCGCCGAACGCGTCAGCGGCCTGCTGCCCGGCAGCATGCCGCCGCCGTCCGGCGGCATCGCCGGCGCGAGCCGCTCCGTCGAGCCGGCGGGACGCCTGCTGGCGGGCGCCAGCACGCTGGAGCGGCGCGGGCTGGTGCTGCAGGCGCTCGGCACCAACGCGTGGGAGATCCGCGCGGCGCTCGCCGCCGCCTGGTCGGAGCTGCGCGGGGAGCTGACGCGGGAGTTGGGGCAGGGGCGCCCGGCCTCGGACCGAGCCGGGCAGGCCGGCGGATGA
- the ureC gene encoding urease subunit alpha, whose protein sequence is MSRIERSAYAAMFGPTAGDAVRLADTELWAQIEHDFTVYGDECKFGGGKVIRDGMGQNSRLTRREGVLDTVITNAVILDHWGIVKADIGIRDGRIAGIGKAGNPDTMDGVSPNLIVGASTEVIAAEGKIVTAGGIDTHIHFICPQQIETALASGVTTMIGGGTGPAAGTNATTCTPGAWHIERMLEAAEAFPMNIGFLGKGNASYPEPLAEQVEAGAIGLKLHEDWGTTPEAIDVCLSVADMYDVQVAIHTDTLNEAGFVEDTLRAFKGRTIHTYHTEGAGGGHAPDIIRAAGELNVLPSSTNPTRPFTVNTIEEHLDMLMVCHHLDSRIPEDVAFADSRIRPETIAAEDILHDLGVFSMISSDSQAMGRVGEVIIRTWQTADKMKRQRGPLPPDTAEHDNFRIKRYIAKYTINPAIAHGISHLVGSVEVGKWADLVLWSPAFFGVKPELVLKGGIIAYAQMGDPNASIPTPQPVYGRPMFGAYGKAVERGSLTFVSQAAYDLGVHTRLKLGKRIEPVRGCRSVTKKHMIHNDATPRLEVNPETYEVRVDGEPVTCEPAEVLPMAQRYFLF, encoded by the coding sequence ATGAGCCGCATCGAACGATCCGCTTATGCGGCGATGTTCGGCCCGACGGCGGGAGACGCCGTCCGGCTGGCGGATACGGAGCTGTGGGCGCAGATCGAGCATGATTTTACGGTGTACGGCGACGAATGCAAATTCGGCGGCGGCAAGGTCATCCGGGACGGCATGGGCCAAAACTCGCGGCTGACGAGAAGGGAGGGCGTGCTGGATACGGTGATCACGAACGCGGTCATCCTCGATCACTGGGGAATCGTCAAGGCGGATATCGGCATCCGGGACGGCCGCATCGCCGGCATCGGCAAGGCGGGCAACCCGGACACGATGGACGGCGTCAGCCCGAATCTGATCGTCGGGGCGAGCACGGAGGTGATCGCGGCCGAGGGCAAGATCGTCACGGCGGGCGGCATCGATACGCATATTCATTTTATATGCCCGCAGCAGATCGAAACCGCGCTCGCTTCGGGCGTCACGACGATGATCGGCGGCGGAACCGGTCCGGCGGCCGGCACGAACGCGACGACCTGCACCCCCGGCGCCTGGCATATCGAACGCATGCTGGAGGCGGCGGAGGCGTTCCCGATGAACATCGGCTTTCTCGGCAAAGGCAACGCTTCTTATCCGGAGCCGCTGGCGGAGCAGGTCGAGGCCGGAGCGATCGGCCTGAAGCTGCACGAAGACTGGGGGACGACGCCTGAAGCGATCGACGTCTGCCTGTCGGTCGCGGACATGTACGACGTCCAGGTGGCGATCCATACCGATACGCTGAACGAAGCGGGTTTTGTCGAGGATACGCTGCGCGCGTTCAAAGGGCGCACGATTCATACGTACCATACGGAAGGAGCGGGCGGCGGGCATGCGCCCGACATTATCCGCGCCGCGGGCGAACTTAACGTCCTGCCTTCGTCCACGAACCCGACGCGTCCGTTCACGGTTAATACGATCGAGGAGCATCTCGACATGCTGATGGTCTGCCACCATCTGGACAGCCGCATTCCGGAGGATGTCGCCTTCGCGGATTCGCGCATCCGTCCGGAAACGATCGCGGCGGAGGACATTTTGCACGATCTCGGCGTATTCAGCATGATCAGCTCGGACTCTCAGGCGATGGGGCGGGTCGGCGAGGTCATCATCCGGACGTGGCAGACGGCGGACAAGATGAAGAGGCAGCGGGGTCCGCTTCCTCCCGACACGGCGGAGCACGACAATTTCCGGATCAAGCGGTATATCGCCAAATATACGATCAACCCCGCGATCGCGCACGGCATCAGCCACCTGGTCGGTTCCGTCGAGGTGGGCAAGTGGGCGGATCTGGTGCTGTGGAGCCCGGCTTTTTTCGGCGTCAAGCCGGAGCTGGTGCTGAAGGGAGGTATTATCGCTTACGCCCAGATGGGCGATCCGAACGCGTCTATCCCGACGCCTCAGCCGGTGTACGGCCGTCCGATGTTCGGCGCGTACGGCAAGGCGGTCGAACGCGGCAGCCTGACGTTTGTCTCGCAAGCGGCTTACGATCTCGGCGTGCATACGCGCCTCAAGCTCGGCAAGCGGATCGAGCCGGTGCGCGGCTGCCGGTCGGTCACGAAGAAACATATGATTCACAACGACGCGACGCCTCGGCTTGAAGTCAACCCGGAGACGTACGAGGTCCGTGTCGACGGAGAGCCGGTCACCTGCGAGCCGGCGGAGGTGCTGCCGATGGCGCAGCGGTATTTCTTATTTTGA
- a CDS encoding urease accessory protein UreF — MTPGRQGTDGGPVRPGWLAFVQLLDSALPVGAFAHSFGLETLVQDGELRDSASLEAYIRAMLTHNWATADALAVKAVYAYGASGDWESVFRLDQELHLARTASETRVGMAKLGRRLLQLVREMHPAIDWSELGDAVSAGRCPGAFPTVFGYAAYRLGVDRRTAGEGYLYACVVNAVGSALRLMAIGQTEGQRLIAALLPAVSEAWATAETLDPFDWRMSTPLADLAMMRHERLYSRLFMS; from the coding sequence TTGACGCCGGGCCGGCAGGGGACGGACGGAGGTCCGGTCCGTCCGGGATGGCTGGCGTTCGTCCAACTGCTCGACTCGGCGCTTCCGGTGGGCGCGTTCGCCCATTCGTTCGGGCTGGAGACGCTGGTACAGGACGGCGAGCTCCGGGACAGCGCCTCGCTTGAAGCGTATATCCGCGCGATGCTGACGCACAATTGGGCGACGGCGGACGCTCTCGCGGTCAAGGCGGTTTACGCCTACGGCGCGTCCGGGGACTGGGAGAGCGTGTTCAGGCTCGACCAAGAGCTTCACCTCGCCCGGACGGCTTCGGAGACGCGCGTCGGCATGGCGAAGCTCGGGCGACGGCTGCTGCAGCTCGTGCGGGAGATGCATCCGGCGATCGACTGGTCGGAGCTCGGGGACGCCGTATCGGCGGGACGCTGTCCGGGCGCGTTTCCGACCGTGTTCGGCTACGCGGCTTACCGGCTCGGCGTCGACAGGCGCACGGCCGGCGAAGGCTATCTGTACGCCTGCGTCGTGAACGCGGTCGGCAGCGCGCTGAGGCTGATGGCGATCGGCCAGACGGAGGGGCAGCGGCTGATCGCCGCCTTGCTGCCTGCGGTATCCGAAGCCTGGGCGACGGCCGAAACGCTCGACCCGTTCGACTGGCGCATGTCCACTCCGCTCGCCGACCTCGCGATGATGCGGCATGAGCGTTTGTATTCGAGGCTGTTTATGTCTTAG
- a CDS encoding response regulator transcription factor: MYNVMLVDDDYPVLELLSEAIPWEELGLALSGTLENGEAALERADAEGAPDILITDIGMPRLNGLELIKALKEKRPAMKVAILSCHNEFHYAQQALKLNVQDYILKETLDPADLIRLLKQFRAELDQERQMDRHRRQLQHLVDRNRMELKSRFIRKTVREPILRKDEWFAEAASYGLSLEGGACLPVLGAIDRYPDAIRRYLSGDVLRFAVDNVLEEMLREADPRGVHFFYDDRRFVLLFPHLPSLKVNMYDRAAAVVRRLQAALCRTIRVSYAFRIGDLCASPSELKSSLHALLDDNGQRFYMAEGAIERIGRIEFSRDDLYSWYAQASEEFRDMLIDKRTSAVEPTVAKWMSFIRERQFPPDTVKDWTLKLLLDLKLKLQSLQQFRSYYTVDVLHKEILEMDSLAQLQDWLIAYFREAVPVAGGILEMSTRSEVLDAQHYVSQHLHKKIALEEIAGHLHLNPSYFSRLFKKETGETFIEYVTRMKMERAKELLDQTNLSVNRICEMLGYDNQSYFIKTFKSATGHTPLEYRGRQKK; encoded by the coding sequence ATGTATAACGTCATGCTGGTCGACGACGACTATCCCGTGCTGGAGCTGCTGTCCGAAGCGATCCCTTGGGAGGAGCTGGGCTTGGCCTTGAGCGGCACGCTGGAAAACGGCGAAGCCGCGCTGGAGCGGGCCGACGCCGAGGGCGCGCCCGACATCCTCATCACCGATATCGGCATGCCCCGCCTGAACGGCTTGGAGCTGATCAAGGCGCTCAAGGAAAAGCGGCCGGCAATGAAAGTGGCCATCCTCTCTTGCCATAACGAGTTCCACTACGCGCAGCAAGCGCTCAAGCTCAACGTGCAGGATTATATATTAAAGGAAACGCTTGATCCCGCGGATCTGATCCGGCTGCTGAAGCAGTTCCGCGCGGAGCTGGACCAGGAGCGCCAGATGGACCGCCACCGCCGGCAGCTTCAGCATCTCGTCGACCGCAACCGGATGGAGCTGAAGTCCCGCTTCATCCGCAAGACGGTCCGCGAGCCGATCCTCCGGAAGGACGAGTGGTTTGCGGAAGCGGCTTCTTACGGCTTGTCGCTCGAAGGGGGCGCCTGCCTGCCCGTTCTGGGCGCGATCGACCGTTACCCGGACGCCATCCGCCGTTATTTGTCCGGCGACGTGCTGCGGTTCGCCGTGGACAACGTCCTGGAGGAGATGCTGCGCGAGGCGGACCCGCGGGGCGTTCATTTTTTCTACGACGACAGGCGGTTTGTGCTGCTGTTCCCCCACCTGCCCAGCCTCAAGGTGAATATGTACGACCGCGCCGCAGCCGTCGTCCGCAGGTTGCAGGCAGCCCTCTGCCGGACGATTCGCGTCTCGTATGCGTTCCGCATCGGCGATTTGTGCGCTTCGCCCTCCGAGTTGAAGTCGTCGCTGCATGCCCTGCTGGACGACAACGGCCAGCGCTTTTATATGGCGGAAGGCGCGATCGAACGGATCGGGAGGATCGAATTTTCCCGGGACGATCTCTATTCCTGGTATGCGCAGGCCAGCGAGGAGTTCCGCGACATGCTGATCGACAAGCGGACTTCCGCCGTCGAGCCGACCGTCGCGAAGTGGATGTCCTTTATCCGGGAGCGCCAATTCCCGCCCGACACGGTGAAGGATTGGACGCTCAAGCTGCTGCTGGACCTGAAGCTCAAGCTGCAGTCGCTGCAGCAGTTCCGTTCCTACTACACGGTAGACGTGCTGCACAAGGAAATTCTGGAGATGGACTCGCTGGCGCAGCTTCAGGACTGGCTGATCGCGTATTTCCGCGAGGCGGTTCCCGTGGCGGGAGGCATCCTGGAGATGAGCACCCGCAGCGAGGTGCTGGATGCCCAGCACTACGTCTCGCAGCATCTGCACAAGAAAATCGCACTGGAGGAGATCGCGGGGCATCTTCACTTGAATCCGAGCTACTTCAGCCGGCTGTTCAAGAAGGAGACGGGCGAGACGTTTATCGAATACGTCACGCGGATGAAGATGGAGCGGGCCAAGGAGCTGCTCGATCAGACGAATCTCTCCGTCAACCGCATCTGCGAGATGCTCGGCTACGACAATCAGAGCTACTTCATCAAGACGTTCAAGAGCGCGACCGGCCATACGCCGTTGGAATATCGCGGACGCCAGAAGAAGTAG
- a CDS encoding DUF2264 domain-containing protein — translation MKRWDLPIARNPLRTKDDMRLAFAQLVDPLQPYYSAGSARLCLGHTGTSYSADVAGLEGFSRVLWGLVPLIAGGGESFAWERFAQGLRHGPDPAHPEYWGDAADYDQRLVEMAAFGLALALIPERIKAELTGGELERLHKWLDQITDRALWDCNWLFFRVMVQMGFKKAGLPHDRRKMERTLDELERFYLEDGWYADGAGGHSDYYVPFAFHYYGLLYAKLMEDDDPGRSRLYKDRAAAFAKSFIHWFAADGQGLPYGRSLTYRFSQSAFWSALAYAGVEPYPMGVIKGLILRNLRWWFAQPIFQPDGTLTIGYAYPNLVMAENYNSPCSPYWALKSFLPLALPDDHPFWTAEETELPQLERCVEQKAAHLVVCRPADSSHVLAFNTGHLSTNEHTHTSAKYEKFVYSTAFGFSVPRAEWGLAQGAFDSMLALSEGDHLYRVKRKCEETRIDGGVLYARWKPWADVEVETWLVPGIPWHVRVHRISTARRLDAADGGFALGIDAGRLDLRRGEDVRSAFASNALGTSGIACLYGDGRADLVYPNANTNLLHPRTVIPSVRASVAPGIAVIATAVCGMPGNGTSSARLEDAPRAVERDGELLVYAGDGDEPVLRVRLPQEHPDTRSGSSQPS, via the coding sequence ATGAAACGATGGGATTTGCCGATCGCCCGCAATCCGCTGCGGACGAAGGACGATATGCGGCTGGCGTTCGCTCAGCTTGTTGATCCGCTTCAGCCCTATTACAGCGCGGGATCGGCGCGTTTATGCCTCGGCCATACCGGAACAAGCTATTCGGCCGACGTCGCGGGCCTCGAAGGGTTCTCGCGCGTCCTGTGGGGACTCGTGCCGCTAATCGCCGGCGGCGGCGAATCCTTCGCTTGGGAGCGCTTCGCGCAAGGCCTTCGCCACGGCCCCGACCCGGCTCATCCGGAGTATTGGGGCGATGCGGCCGACTACGATCAGCGGCTGGTCGAGATGGCCGCGTTCGGATTGGCGCTGGCGCTGATCCCGGAGCGAATCAAGGCCGAGCTGACCGGCGGCGAATTGGAACGGCTGCACAAATGGCTGGATCAGATCACCGACCGCGCGTTGTGGGATTGCAACTGGCTGTTTTTCCGCGTGATGGTGCAGATGGGATTCAAAAAAGCGGGTCTTCCCCACGACCGGCGCAAAATGGAACGGACGCTGGACGAACTGGAACGATTTTATCTGGAAGACGGCTGGTATGCGGACGGGGCGGGCGGCCACAGCGATTATTACGTGCCGTTTGCGTTCCATTACTACGGGTTGCTCTACGCGAAGCTGATGGAGGACGACGATCCGGGGCGGTCCCGTCTGTACAAGGACAGAGCGGCGGCGTTCGCCAAGTCGTTTATCCACTGGTTCGCCGCGGACGGACAAGGGCTTCCGTACGGCAGAAGCTTGACGTACCGCTTCTCGCAGTCCGCGTTCTGGAGCGCGCTGGCATACGCGGGCGTCGAGCCTTATCCGATGGGCGTCATAAAGGGGCTGATTCTGCGCAATCTGCGCTGGTGGTTCGCCCAGCCGATCTTCCAGCCGGACGGCACGTTGACGATCGGCTACGCCTATCCGAATCTGGTTATGGCGGAAAACTACAATTCGCCTTGCTCTCCTTATTGGGCGCTGAAAAGTTTCCTGCCGCTGGCGCTTCCGGACGATCATCCGTTCTGGACGGCGGAGGAGACGGAGCTGCCGCAACTGGAGCGATGCGTCGAGCAGAAGGCCGCGCATCTGGTCGTCTGCCGGCCGGCGGATTCGTCCCATGTCCTGGCCTTCAACACGGGACACTTGTCCACGAACGAGCATACGCACACTTCCGCCAAATACGAGAAGTTCGTCTACTCCACGGCGTTCGGCTTCAGCGTCCCGAGAGCCGAATGGGGACTGGCGCAAGGCGCGTTCGATTCCATGCTCGCGCTGAGCGAAGGGGATCACCTGTACCGGGTGAAACGCAAATGCGAGGAGACCCGCATCGACGGCGGCGTCCTGTATGCCCGCTGGAAGCCGTGGGCCGATGTCGAGGTCGAGACGTGGCTCGTGCCGGGCATCCCTTGGCATGTCCGGGTGCATCGCATCTCCACGGCCCGCCGGCTGGACGCGGCCGACGGCGGATTCGCGCTGGGCATCGACGCGGGGCGGCTTGATCTGAGACGCGGCGAAGACGTGCGTTCGGCATTCGCGTCCAACGCGCTGGGAACGAGCGGTATCGCCTGTCTGTACGGCGACGGCCGGGCCGATCTCGTATACCCGAACGCCAATACCAACCTCCTGCATCCGCGGACCGTGATCCCGAGCGTACGCGCGTCCGTCGCGCCGGGCATCGCGGTGATCGCAACGGCGGTATGCGGCATGCCGGGGAACGGGACATCGTCCGCAAGGCTGGAGGACGCCCCGCGCGCGGTCGAGCGGGACGGCGAACTGCTCGTATACGCTGGAGACGGAGACGAGCCTGTCCTGCGGGTCCGCCTGCCGCAAGAGCATCCGGATACTCGCTCCGGTTCGAGTCAGCCGTCCTAA
- a CDS encoding urease subunit gamma produces MHVTEREKERLLITVAADLARRRLARGLKLNYPESLALITSEILEGARDGQSVAQLMAYGATILTRDQVMEGVPEMIREVQVEATFPDGTKLVTVHRPIRGGESAE; encoded by the coding sequence ATGCATGTAACCGAAAGAGAAAAAGAACGGCTGCTCATTACGGTCGCCGCCGATCTCGCGCGGCGCAGGCTCGCCCGGGGGTTGAAGCTCAACTATCCGGAAAGTCTGGCGCTGATCACATCGGAAATACTCGAAGGGGCCCGCGACGGGCAATCGGTGGCGCAACTGATGGCATACGGCGCGACGATTCTGACCCGGGACCAGGTGATGGAGGGCGTGCCGGAAATGATCCGCGAAGTGCAGGTCGAGGCGACGTTTCCCGACGGAACGAAGCTTGTGACCGTGCACCGGCCGATCCGGGGAGGGGAATCGGCGGAATGA
- a CDS encoding copper amine oxidase N-terminal domain-containing protein produces MASRRFWSKWLVWASIAAMLALAGCQSVNGLDLNQAWIKSATATSLEASGSWTIDMDIDEDADVTPETRKELEGLKRLLPITLELTHVKQQDERHLSAEGAFALAKGKIPFRLAVTPEAVSLSAEGVAKPLLLELDETAGFGTAASLLDGGIGPLGGGKDARELLQNKELQQALAGFVVRNLPNPGKLTAEPVNGTVHGENLPLYKVQAEIGLEELQKLLRAFLLRLAQDDQGMKEVIALYYDALKPVFDAAAADEDAEDEELGLDVFGGGMNALLNDKEVAVEFLHGTIKAGLALVLSELGASENNPSLPFGKGTELKAELYVDRNLHIRKTNYDLTLKAPDGAGSDGVSAIRVTGSMETWNVGGAVKAGEPETEGAVSVADLDDASGLLDENSLLYDVLKNDLYAFKQEASFYFFLPDKSYNPDFTVPYIEDGTTMVPVTGFADRLGMSVAWNPDKRTVTVTDPRTESVLELYAGSGEALLNGKPYRLALPAVIRDGTTYAPLKSLADAFGFETIWDEETETITIIRY; encoded by the coding sequence ATGGCATCAAGACGTTTCTGGAGCAAGTGGCTTGTATGGGCAAGCATCGCCGCCATGCTGGCGCTGGCGGGATGTCAATCGGTTAACGGACTCGACCTGAACCAAGCGTGGATCAAATCCGCGACCGCAACCTCGCTGGAGGCAAGCGGCAGTTGGACTATCGACATGGATATCGACGAGGACGCGGATGTGACGCCCGAGACAAGAAAAGAGCTGGAAGGGCTGAAGCGCCTGCTGCCCATCACGCTGGAGCTGACCCACGTCAAGCAGCAGGATGAGCGGCATCTGTCGGCGGAAGGCGCGTTCGCGCTTGCCAAAGGCAAAATTCCGTTTCGCCTGGCGGTGACGCCGGAGGCGGTCTCGCTGTCGGCGGAAGGCGTCGCCAAGCCGCTTCTGCTGGAGTTGGACGAGACGGCTGGGTTTGGGACGGCCGCAAGCCTGCTCGACGGAGGGATCGGCCCGCTGGGCGGCGGCAAGGACGCGAGAGAACTCCTGCAAAACAAGGAGCTGCAGCAGGCGCTGGCCGGGTTTGTCGTGCGCAACCTGCCGAATCCGGGCAAGCTGACGGCGGAGCCGGTCAACGGCACGGTGCACGGAGAGAACTTGCCGCTGTACAAGGTGCAAGCGGAGATCGGCCTGGAGGAATTGCAGAAGCTGCTGCGCGCGTTCCTGCTCCGGCTCGCGCAGGACGACCAGGGCATGAAGGAAGTGATCGCCCTTTACTATGACGCGTTGAAACCCGTTTTCGATGCCGCGGCGGCCGACGAGGACGCGGAGGATGAAGAGTTGGGCCTCGACGTGTTCGGCGGCGGGATGAACGCGCTTCTGAACGACAAAGAAGTCGCCGTCGAATTTTTGCACGGGACGATCAAGGCCGGTCTGGCGCTTGTTCTGTCGGAGTTGGGCGCTTCGGAGAACAATCCGTCGCTGCCGTTCGGCAAAGGCACCGAACTGAAGGCGGAGCTGTACGTGGACCGCAATCTGCACATCCGCAAGACGAATTACGATCTGACGCTGAAAGCTCCGGACGGAGCGGGCTCGGACGGCGTATCGGCGATTCGCGTTACGGGCTCGATGGAGACTTGGAACGTCGGCGGCGCGGTTAAAGCCGGCGAGCCGGAGACCGAAGGGGCCGTGTCCGTCGCCGACCTGGACGACGCGTCCGGACTGCTGGACGAGAACAGCCTGCTGTACGACGTGCTGAAAAACGATTTGTACGCGTTCAAGCAGGAGGCGTCCTTCTATTTCTTCCTGCCGGACAAATCGTACAATCCCGACTTCACCGTCCCCTACATCGAAGACGGGACGACGATGGTTCCGGTCACAGGCTTCGCCGACCGCCTCGGCATGAGCGTGGCGTGGAATCCGGACAAACGGACCGTAACAGTCACCGACCCCCGGACGGAAAGCGTCCTGGAGCTTTACGCCGGCAGCGGCGAGGCGCTGCTGAACGGCAAGCCTTATCGGCTGGCGCTTCCGGCCGTGATCCGGGACGGAACGACATACGCTCCGCTCAAGTCGCTGGCGGACGCGTTCGGCTTCGAGACGATCTGGGACGAAGAAACCGAAACGATCACGATTATCCGGTATTGA
- a CDS encoding urease subunit beta — MIPGAYRVKPGEIELNAGRRRTRLTVANLGDRPVQVGSHYHFYEVNRELRFDREAAFGMRLDIPAGTAVRFEPGESKPVDLVELGGSRAAHGMNGLTRGNAAQGMTEELRQRLKQWQDEGGVGA; from the coding sequence ATGATACCGGGAGCGTACAGGGTGAAGCCCGGCGAGATCGAATTAAACGCCGGACGGAGGAGGACGCGGCTGACGGTGGCGAATCTGGGAGACCGTCCCGTGCAGGTCGGCTCGCACTATCATTTCTATGAAGTGAACCGGGAGCTGCGGTTCGACCGCGAAGCGGCGTTCGGCATGCGGCTCGATATCCCGGCCGGGACGGCGGTCCGGTTCGAGCCGGGCGAGTCGAAGCCGGTGGATCTCGTCGAGCTGGGCGGATCGCGGGCCGCGCACGGGATGAACGGATTGACCCGCGGCAACGCGGCGCAAGGCATGACGGAGGAGCTGCGGCAGCGGCTCAAGCAGTGGCAGGACGAAGGAGGCGTTGGAGCATGA